The following are encoded in a window of Roseivirga misakiensis genomic DNA:
- a CDS encoding S9 family peptidase, whose product MKSKSSLTLVLAAFFCLVGFQTQAQDKLKNMPGYDQYRKMAPQIRRSVKPGIISARWADDSKSFEYMKDGKLWSYDVRKKKMTEVTNPPPPPQRRRFNRPARGRQYASADSPDGKLKAFTRDRNMYISNPDGSGVMAITTDGNMDNLVKYGIATWVYGEELGQNTAMWWSPDSKKIAFYRFKEEGAKRYYVLLDQLALYDSLEIMSYPKVGEPNLPVDLMVYDLDTKKITEFDTRDGKPFNDGALGTYLYGVSWTPDGKELLYHSTNRKQDIMEYRAADPLTGKSRVVVREEWLPSFTKNTPEMRVLEDGEHFVWASERTGFNNYYLYNFDGTLVNTLTQHEFEVSNIIRVDEKAGYMYYMARSGENHMKMQLHRVKMDGTKDVRMTDLAFNHSVTVAPDGKHFIDIAQTHNTPPFTNLVSAKGKVVAELAKSDISKWEELGLKTVEAFTFTSADGVTELHGLLHFPSNFDPNKKYPLILANYGGPATNEFRESFTFPNPLTEYGFLIVDIDGRNVRGRGKRLLDQLYGNLGIVEQDDFAEGIKSLYDRPYFDKERVGVYGTSYGGTTAAMSLLRFPDVYHAAVANSAVTDWINYDNIYTERYMNTLENNKAGYDAFNLMNYAKNLEGEIMIYYGTADNNVHPSNSLQLIKALQDAGKSFEVQVGPDRGHTAVSTDRMMEFFIEHLVMSNGMAMQIKR is encoded by the coding sequence ATGAAAAGTAAATCTTCGTTAACCCTCGTGTTAGCAGCTTTCTTCTGTCTTGTGGGTTTTCAGACTCAAGCACAGGATAAGTTAAAAAATATGCCAGGATATGATCAATATCGTAAAATGGCACCACAGATCAGACGGTCAGTAAAACCAGGGATTATTTCAGCTAGATGGGCAGATGACAGTAAGTCATTTGAATATATGAAAGATGGCAAGCTGTGGTCTTACGATGTCAGAAAGAAGAAAATGACGGAAGTGACAAATCCGCCCCCGCCACCACAGAGAAGAAGATTCAATAGACCTGCTAGAGGTAGGCAATATGCTTCGGCAGACTCTCCTGATGGTAAACTAAAGGCATTCACAAGAGATCGTAACATGTACATCAGTAACCCTGATGGATCTGGTGTAATGGCCATCACTACAGATGGTAATATGGACAATCTAGTAAAGTATGGTATTGCTACTTGGGTATATGGCGAAGAATTAGGCCAAAATACAGCGATGTGGTGGTCACCAGATAGCAAAAAGATTGCTTTTTACCGATTCAAAGAAGAAGGTGCAAAAAGGTACTATGTGCTTTTAGATCAACTAGCCTTGTATGATTCACTTGAAATCATGTCTTATCCGAAAGTTGGAGAGCCTAACCTTCCAGTGGACCTTATGGTTTACGATCTTGACACTAAGAAAATCACGGAATTTGATACCCGCGATGGGAAACCATTTAATGACGGTGCTTTAGGAACTTATTTATATGGAGTAAGCTGGACACCAGATGGTAAAGAGCTTTTATACCACAGTACCAACCGTAAGCAGGATATCATGGAATATCGAGCTGCTGATCCATTGACAGGGAAATCAAGAGTTGTTGTTCGCGAAGAATGGTTGCCAAGTTTTACTAAGAATACGCCAGAAATGCGCGTTTTAGAAGATGGCGAACACTTTGTTTGGGCATCTGAGCGTACTGGTTTCAACAATTATTATCTCTACAATTTTGATGGAACACTTGTAAATACGCTAACGCAACATGAGTTTGAAGTAAGCAATATTATCCGTGTGGATGAAAAGGCAGGGTACATGTATTACATGGCACGAAGTGGTGAAAATCACATGAAAATGCAGTTGCATAGAGTCAAAATGGACGGTACCAAGGATGTGCGCATGACAGACCTTGCGTTTAACCATAGCGTTACAGTAGCACCTGATGGAAAGCACTTTATTGATATTGCTCAAACGCATAATACGCCTCCTTTTACTAACCTTGTTTCTGCAAAAGGTAAAGTAGTTGCGGAGTTGGCAAAGAGTGATATTTCTAAATGGGAAGAGCTCGGCCTTAAGACTGTCGAGGCATTTACATTTACTTCTGCCGATGGTGTCACCGAACTCCACGGTTTACTTCATTTCCCTTCGAATTTCGACCCGAATAAGAAGTATCCATTGATTTTAGCGAACTATGGCGGACCTGCAACAAACGAATTCAGAGAGTCATTTACTTTCCCAAATCCATTGACAGAATACGGGTTCTTAATTGTAGATATTGATGGTCGAAATGTAAGAGGACGCGGAAAGCGACTGCTGGATCAGCTATATGGCAACCTTGGAATTGTAGAGCAGGACGACTTCGCTGAAGGCATTAAATCGCTTTATGATAGACCATATTTCGACAAAGAAAGAGTCGGAGTTTATGGAACTTCTTACGGTGGTACAACCGCTGCTATGAGTTTATTAAGGTTCCCGGATGTATATCATGCAGCAGTGGCGAATTCAGCGGTTACTGACTGGATCAATTATGACAACATCTACACTGAAAGATATATGAACACGCTTGAAAATAATAAGGCTGGATATGATGCTTTCAACTTGATGAACTATGCGAAAAACCTAGAGGGAGAGATAATGATTTATTACGGTACTGCCGATAACAATGTGCACCCGTCTAACTCACTTCAATTGATTAAAGCATTACAGGATGCTGGCAAAAGTTTTGAAGTTCAAGTTGGGCCAGACAGGGGGCACACTGCGGTTTCCACTGACAGAATGATGGAGTTCTTTATAGAACACCTAGTGATGTCCAATGGCATGGCTATGCAGATCAAAAGATAG
- a CDS encoding DUF3817 domain-containing protein, whose translation MPLSPTKSLKILRILALWEGFSYLLLVGICMPLKYIFNIPEPTYPVGLAHGVLFVSYCILVLVVTLQYKWSFKTMFLAGIASLLPFGTFVADKRIFSQQK comes from the coding sequence ATGCCACTATCACCAACGAAGTCACTGAAAATACTTAGAATATTAGCCTTATGGGAAGGCTTTAGTTACTTGCTTCTGGTTGGCATCTGCATGCCTTTAAAATATATCTTCAACATACCAGAACCAACCTATCCGGTAGGTCTAGCCCATGGGGTATTGTTCGTAAGTTATTGTATTCTGGTACTGGTTGTGACGCTTCAATATAAATGGTCTTTTAAGACCATGTTCTTAGCGGGCATCGCTTCTCTACTTCCATTTGGAACATTCGTGGCAGACAAAAGAATTTTCAGCCAGCAGAAATGA
- a CDS encoding potassium channel family protein, whose amino-acid sequence MRYLILGFCLVLSTLSVAQTDHSGWPTYSYTELFQMIEDEEDTIFNMENAIIKFEPSTDSLFKYELEKESFKLITERKDSVIIDKHIRLSNVLFGYTESGYGERSFQVALDRFHFKKSVYLNTPYNLLIINSSFEEGLEVFQFYENPSSDFVQLWFVGNVINQGLDLGTAFRNTVQTQVLVRKCTLSGNSIVVSQHSVGDLIMHENIIETDYFSFSNRQEKPAGQTNTEFINNKINSEEIHFSLITKGIDYIKLAKNNFSNPIMLSIDDLSANSSIITWDQFSGKIIDTEVFSYWGIDVFGLFDNKDYQPQRGITDITYYLDHARIEERGVYNAELAIRGKFYNYFKERHDIEAANAIYREIKELETQRLAYLYSKNPNFNTFFKWRINQFLKVFSGYGTEPERAIAFSVYVVLAFALVYLFFPNHWDSHGKNRIMDRYRFFLKYVNKDSGIHEVYLDERKPELLASEDFRAYLQEQGKTAPKFFMATAQPLYRWSVAGTKTASWLLSKVDVLKGKWSETEESKRGLKTVLLMSAFMISLTYDIFIKILNALMLSINTFTTLGFGEIPIKGLPRYLAIIQGFIGWFMLTIFSVSLISQLLN is encoded by the coding sequence ATGCGATACCTTATCTTAGGCTTTTGCCTAGTCCTATCAACACTATCTGTCGCTCAAACAGACCATTCTGGATGGCCTACTTACTCTTACACTGAATTATTCCAAATGATTGAAGATGAAGAAGACACTATCTTCAATATGGAAAATGCGATTATAAAATTTGAGCCTTCAACGGACTCTTTATTCAAATACGAATTGGAAAAAGAGTCTTTTAAATTGATAACTGAACGAAAAGATTCAGTAATTATAGATAAGCACATCCGCTTAAGCAATGTATTATTCGGTTATACAGAAAGCGGTTACGGGGAAAGATCTTTCCAAGTAGCTCTAGACAGGTTTCATTTTAAGAAATCTGTCTATTTAAATACTCCATATAATCTTTTGATTATTAACTCTTCTTTTGAAGAAGGATTAGAGGTTTTTCAATTTTATGAAAACCCCTCAAGCGACTTTGTTCAACTTTGGTTTGTTGGCAATGTCATAAATCAAGGTTTAGACCTAGGGACCGCCTTTAGAAATACAGTCCAAACTCAGGTTTTAGTAAGAAAATGTACACTATCTGGAAATAGCATAGTTGTTAGTCAGCACAGTGTAGGAGACCTAATCATGCACGAAAACATCATTGAAACGGATTACTTTTCTTTCAGCAATCGACAAGAAAAACCTGCTGGTCAAACGAACACAGAGTTTATCAATAATAAAATCAACTCAGAAGAAATTCATTTCAGTCTCATAACTAAAGGTATAGATTATATAAAATTGGCTAAGAATAACTTCTCCAATCCAATAATGCTCTCGATAGATGACCTTAGTGCCAATTCAAGCATTATCACATGGGATCAGTTTTCTGGAAAAATTATTGATACAGAAGTATTCTCTTATTGGGGTATTGATGTTTTTGGTTTATTCGATAACAAAGACTATCAGCCGCAAAGAGGCATCACTGACATTACCTATTACCTAGACCATGCAAGAATTGAAGAAAGAGGTGTTTATAATGCTGAGTTGGCCATTAGGGGCAAGTTCTACAACTACTTTAAGGAAAGGCATGATATTGAAGCGGCAAATGCCATTTATAGAGAGATAAAAGAGCTAGAAACACAAAGACTGGCCTATCTATATAGTAAAAACCCTAATTTTAACACTTTCTTCAAATGGCGAATTAATCAGTTTTTAAAAGTATTTTCTGGCTATGGAACGGAGCCGGAACGTGCAATCGCCTTCTCTGTCTATGTGGTATTGGCTTTCGCTCTAGTCTACCTCTTCTTCCCAAATCATTGGGACAGCCATGGGAAGAACCGGATTATGGATCGTTATCGTTTCTTCCTGAAGTATGTGAACAAAGACTCTGGCATACATGAAGTTTACCTGGATGAGAGAAAGCCTGAATTACTGGCTTCAGAAGACTTCAGAGCCTACTTACAGGAGCAAGGGAAAACTGCACCCAAATTTTTTATGGCTACTGCCCAGCCTCTTTATAGATGGTCTGTAGCAGGTACCAAAACTGCCTCATGGCTCCTGTCTAAAGTAGATGTACTGAAAGGCAAGTGGTCAGAGACTGAAGAGTCAAAACGAGGCTTAAAAACTGTTCTACTGATGTCTGCTTTTATGATTTCTTTGACCTATGACATCTTTATCAAAATCCTCAATGCCTTAATGCTCAGTATCAACACCTTTACCACGCTTGGCTTTGGTGAGATCCCCATAAAGGGCCTTCCTCGTTATCTAGCGATTATTCAGGGGTTCATTGGCTGGTTTATGTTGACGATCTTCAGTGTTTCATTAATATCTCAACTATTAAATTGA
- a CDS encoding GNAT family N-acetyltransferase — protein sequence MSSPVIFGAIMIMIKPIRAEETWPIRHRVMWPNESLVYVKLKEDQDGHHFGLHVADELVAVVSLFPKGDSAQFRKLATLKNHQKKGYGSALIRHILAYSSHNEISSIWCNARAEKQAFYRQFGFQTTSQTFIKNGQSYVTMEKTI from the coding sequence ATGTCGAGCCCTGTTATCTTCGGGGCGATCATGATTATGATAAAACCAATTCGTGCAGAGGAAACTTGGCCGATCCGACATCGTGTGATGTGGCCAAATGAGTCGTTAGTATATGTAAAACTGAAAGAGGATCAAGATGGACATCATTTTGGGCTTCATGTAGCTGACGAGCTAGTTGCCGTTGTTTCTCTTTTCCCAAAGGGAGATTCTGCACAATTCAGAAAGTTGGCCACGCTAAAAAATCATCAAAAGAAGGGTTATGGGTCAGCGTTGATTAGGCATATATTAGCTTACAGTTCACATAATGAAATCTCAAGCATTTGGTGCAATGCTCGAGCCGAAAAACAAGCCTTCTATCGTCAATTTGGGTTTCAAACAACTTCACAAACTTTCATCAAAAACGGCCAGTCTTATGTCACCATGGAAAAGACGATTTAA
- a CDS encoding PadR family transcriptional regulator: MRRTQLGEFEEVVMLAVGILCESAYGVSIKTEIEKRTGRGVSVGALQSALKRLEEKGFLRSREGEGTAERAGRPKKYFSITMEGKKALETARDMRNNMWNDIPGIAFDLKLIFS, translated from the coding sequence ATGCGCAGAACTCAGCTAGGTGAATTTGAAGAAGTGGTCATGTTGGCTGTAGGTATTTTATGTGAAAGTGCTTACGGCGTTTCAATCAAAACGGAGATTGAAAAACGAACGGGAAGAGGCGTGAGTGTTGGGGCATTGCAATCAGCCTTAAAAAGACTTGAGGAGAAAGGTTTCTTAAGATCTAGGGAAGGTGAGGGCACCGCAGAAAGAGCAGGAAGGCCAAAGAAATACTTCTCAATCACTATGGAGGGTAAAAAGGCCTTAGAAACAGCACGCGACATGCGAAATAATATGTGGAATGACATACCTGGTATTGCCTTCGATTTGAAGTTGATTTTTTCATGA
- a CDS encoding GIY-YIG nuclease family protein: MVKGGTVYILTNKNKTTLYVGVTSDIRSRLREHLEKKYPRSFTSRYNLFLLIYMEHFSTIEEAIFREKYIKGKRRNWKENLIKSENPNWKDLGPEVLSW, from the coding sequence ATGGTAAAAGGAGGCACGGTCTATATTTTAACGAATAAAAATAAGACGACACTTTATGTCGGTGTCACCTCTGATATCAGATCTCGTCTAAGGGAACACCTTGAAAAGAAATATCCGCGAAGTTTTACATCAAGGTATAATCTCTTTTTGTTAATCTACATGGAGCACTTCTCTACAATTGAAGAGGCAATATTTCGTGAAAAGTATATTAAAGGAAAGAGAAGAAATTGGAAGGAGAACCTCATTAAAAGTGAGAATCCAAATTGGAAAGATCTAGGCCCCGAAGTGTTAAGTTGGTGA
- a CDS encoding TonB-dependent receptor: MQPKYLLALAGLFLFNLSYGFQSKAKLTGFVTDAKTGESIPGATVRLVDTSLGNITNDAGFYTIENITPATYSVQVSFVGYETVIKYGVVIRSGGIPDVNFQLKEAISELDEVVVIANPFEKIEETPLSIQKLSREEIATYPGGNNDIAKVVQSLPGVGGSVGGFRNDVIIRGGAPNENVYYLDGIEIPNINHFATQGSAGGPVGLLNVSFFEGVTLSTSAFGAQYDNVLSGVLQFDQRRGNARDFKTNIRVGSSETALTFEGPLFKKENEDSNTSFIVSVRRSYLQLLFELIGLPILPDYWDYQYKLTHKLDDYNELLITGVGSIDDFRVNELDEFDEEQQATQDQVPIIKQQTNTIGISWKNRFKDGTGFMTTTLSNNRLENDFRQFTDNINQTGLFLQNVSVESETKLRYNYTKFLDQWTISGGLSLQNVNYENETIDLVNNFQYDGDINFFRYGFFGQANKRLWDDRLSLSLGVRFDANTFTNDGDNLLETFSPRISAAYTFDAQRKWSVNASLGRYFKIPPYTILGFTNNAGAFANQNAEYIRSDHAVLGLEYLVTPSARFTLEGFYKKYDNYPVSITDSVSLANLGGDFSVLGNEPIASVGLGRTLGVEFLYQKKFTKNYYLIAAYTFYKSEFTAFDPDVYLPSSWDSRHLLSLTGGYQFGNNWEISGRMRYLGRTPFAPVDREATLANYPAIIRDFSQIGAERLDTFNQIDLRIDKKWNYANWTLNVFLEIQNVLGSDIPEEPEFGLARDADGMVLSPRGLVQIMGIDNSSVLPSIGIVIDF, from the coding sequence ATGCAACCTAAATACCTTTTGGCCCTCGCAGGTCTATTTCTTTTTAATCTCTCTTACGGCTTCCAATCTAAAGCCAAACTCACTGGTTTTGTAACCGATGCAAAAACAGGAGAATCAATCCCAGGCGCTACTGTCAGACTAGTAGACACTTCATTGGGTAACATCACTAATGACGCTGGATTCTATACCATAGAAAACATCACGCCTGCGACATACAGCGTTCAGGTATCTTTCGTGGGCTATGAAACCGTTATCAAATATGGCGTTGTCATCAGGTCAGGCGGTATTCCTGATGTGAATTTTCAGCTCAAAGAAGCTATTTCTGAACTAGACGAAGTTGTTGTCATTGCGAATCCATTTGAGAAAATCGAGGAAACTCCCCTCTCCATTCAAAAACTCTCTCGAGAAGAAATAGCGACTTACCCTGGTGGCAATAATGACATCGCTAAAGTGGTGCAGTCACTTCCCGGTGTCGGTGGCTCAGTGGGCGGTTTCCGAAATGATGTCATTATCCGAGGCGGAGCGCCTAACGAAAACGTTTATTATCTGGATGGAATCGAGATTCCAAACATCAATCACTTTGCTACACAAGGCAGTGCTGGTGGGCCTGTTGGTTTATTGAATGTGAGTTTCTTTGAAGGCGTAACACTTTCTACGAGTGCCTTTGGAGCACAATATGACAATGTACTTTCAGGTGTTCTTCAATTCGATCAAAGACGTGGAAATGCTAGGGATTTTAAAACTAATATTCGTGTTGGTAGTAGCGAAACAGCGCTGACTTTTGAAGGTCCTTTATTCAAAAAAGAGAACGAAGACAGTAACACGTCATTCATTGTGTCGGTTAGACGGTCTTATCTGCAATTACTTTTCGAACTAATCGGCCTACCGATTCTCCCTGATTATTGGGACTACCAATATAAACTGACGCATAAGCTTGATGATTATAATGAATTACTCATTACTGGTGTGGGCTCCATCGATGATTTCCGAGTCAACGAACTAGATGAGTTTGATGAAGAGCAGCAAGCCACACAAGATCAAGTGCCGATCATAAAACAGCAGACAAATACGATTGGTATCAGTTGGAAAAATAGATTCAAAGATGGCACAGGTTTTATGACCACCACACTTAGTAATAACCGCCTTGAAAATGATTTTAGGCAGTTTACGGATAACATCAACCAAACAGGGCTGTTTCTTCAAAACGTTTCGGTAGAAAGCGAGACAAAGCTTCGCTATAACTACACCAAATTTCTAGACCAATGGACAATAAGTGGCGGTTTAAGCCTCCAAAACGTCAATTATGAAAACGAAACGATCGATTTGGTAAATAACTTCCAATATGACGGAGATATTAACTTCTTTAGATATGGTTTCTTTGGCCAAGCAAACAAAAGGCTTTGGGACGATCGCTTGAGTTTGTCTTTAGGCGTTAGATTTGATGCCAATACCTTTACTAATGATGGCGACAATTTACTCGAAACATTTAGCCCTAGAATTTCCGCCGCTTACACCTTTGACGCTCAGCGAAAGTGGTCCGTCAATGCATCTTTAGGTAGATACTTCAAAATCCCACCCTATACCATACTCGGATTTACGAACAACGCCGGTGCTTTTGCCAATCAAAACGCTGAATATATCAGAAGTGATCATGCAGTTCTAGGATTAGAATATTTAGTGACTCCATCTGCAAGATTTACCCTAGAAGGTTTTTACAAAAAGTATGACAACTACCCCGTATCCATTACAGACAGTGTTTCTTTAGCCAATTTAGGTGGCGATTTCTCAGTTTTAGGAAACGAACCTATCGCCAGTGTTGGCTTAGGCCGAACCCTTGGTGTCGAATTTCTGTATCAGAAAAAATTCACCAAAAACTACTATCTAATTGCAGCTTATACTTTTTATAAAAGTGAGTTTACCGCCTTTGATCCAGACGTTTATTTACCAAGTTCGTGGGACAGCAGACACTTACTTTCATTGACTGGTGGCTATCAGTTTGGCAACAATTGGGAAATAAGTGGTAGAATGAGATACTTGGGTCGAACACCATTCGCTCCAGTAGATCGAGAAGCGACCTTGGCGAATTATCCGGCGATAATCAGAGATTTCTCTCAGATCGGCGCAGAAAGACTAGATACTTTCAACCAAATAGACCTAAGGATCGATAAAAAATGGAATTATGCTAATTGGACATTAAACGTATTCCTAGAAATCCAAAATGTATTAGGATCAGACATTCCTGAAGAGCCAGAATTCGGCCTGGCCAGAGATGCCGATGGCATGGTGCTTTCTCCACGTGGATTAGTGCAAATCATGGGAATTGACAATTCAAGCGTGCTGCCATCAATTGGTATTGTAATTGACTTTTAA
- a CDS encoding WD40/YVTN/BNR-like repeat-containing protein: MPNFRICLSAILIFTLSTIVAQEVPKTAYQNLEYRMIGPFRASRTVGGVGIPSQPNVFFMGVNNGGVWKTDDYGRTWIPIFDDAPTGSVGDIAVAPSNPDILYVGSGEGLHRPDLGVGDGIFKSKDGGKSWEHVGLKDVQQVGRLIVHPNNPEIVLVAGLGHPYGANEQRGVFKTADGGKSWAKVLYINDNTGAIQVEFDPNNPDIIFADMWEHQEGPWENARFSGPNSGLYKSTDGGDNWRKITKGLPTAEDGLGRIGVGIAPSNSELMFATVDARKNGGIYKSTDAGESWKLIHEDRRLWGRGGDFAEIKVHPKNPDRIYVANVASYTSADGGKTWSSLKGAPGGDDYHRIWINPINPDIMLFVADQGAVVTVNAGRTWSSWYNQPTTQLYHVSTDNAFPYWVYGGQQESGAIGIASRGNGGQISFREFMGVGADEYAYVAPDPKDPNIIYGGRLMRFNKKTGQSTNVAPEALRSGKYRFVRTMPLMFHPADDNMLLFGTNVLWKTMNGGHSWEIISPDLTYEQPEVPSSVGRFKTKAMETMARRGVIYAIGPSPLDVKTIWAGTDDGRVHLTTNGGADWQDVTPTAMSAWDKVSQIDASHFDEKVAYIAINAIRKDDMTPYIFRTRDSGKSWDLITKGLNPNGPVNVVREDPKQKGLLYAGTEREVYFSIDDGENWQSLRNNMPASSIRDLVIHEDDLVVGTHGRSAWILDNIAPLRELAKSKQGESFLYSPAKTYRVRWNMFSDTPLPPEEPTGQNPPDGAILDYQLNENVKHVKLEILDSNDQLIRAYSSDDKPELRDTTSYPHPTYWIRPEQRLGTSKGHHRFVWDLRHEPPRGARRQFSIAAVYKNTPSGPHGPFVKPGTYRVRLTVNGKTSERPIQVMMDPRVTISEDALEMQTSLSLDCYNAYHELQEIVEAIDNINKPTQEQLALRGNGKVGDPDTMYGSIRSVDSDRETLVGLQQKFIFMMNLIQAADVQPTNQTVSAVDALSATKTAMIERWKKMN, translated from the coding sequence ATGCCGAACTTCAGAATTTGCCTTTCCGCTATTCTTATCTTCACGCTTTCCACAATTGTTGCGCAAGAAGTCCCAAAAACAGCATATCAAAATCTTGAATACAGAATGATAGGTCCTTTTAGGGCGTCAAGGACTGTTGGGGGAGTAGGTATTCCGTCACAACCAAATGTTTTCTTCATGGGTGTGAATAATGGGGGCGTTTGGAAAACCGACGACTATGGTAGAACATGGATTCCAATTTTCGATGATGCCCCAACCGGTTCAGTGGGTGATATTGCCGTTGCGCCAAGTAACCCAGACATTCTTTATGTAGGAAGTGGTGAAGGACTCCATAGACCAGATTTAGGGGTTGGTGATGGTATTTTTAAAAGTAAGGATGGAGGAAAGTCTTGGGAGCATGTTGGCTTAAAAGATGTTCAGCAAGTTGGCCGTTTGATCGTGCATCCTAATAATCCTGAAATTGTCCTTGTCGCAGGTTTAGGGCACCCGTATGGGGCCAACGAACAAAGAGGAGTTTTTAAAACCGCAGATGGAGGTAAATCTTGGGCAAAAGTCCTATACATAAATGACAATACAGGGGCTATACAAGTAGAGTTCGACCCGAACAATCCAGATATCATATTCGCAGATATGTGGGAGCACCAAGAAGGACCGTGGGAAAATGCTCGCTTTTCGGGCCCAAACAGTGGCTTGTATAAAAGTACCGATGGTGGAGATAATTGGCGTAAAATCACCAAAGGGTTGCCAACGGCCGAAGATGGTTTAGGTAGAATTGGGGTTGGAATAGCACCTAGCAACTCTGAGTTGATGTTTGCTACAGTAGATGCTCGAAAAAATGGTGGAATTTATAAAAGTACAGATGCTGGAGAAAGTTGGAAGTTAATCCATGAAGATCGCCGTTTATGGGGTAGAGGAGGCGATTTCGCCGAAATCAAAGTACACCCTAAGAATCCGGACCGTATTTATGTAGCAAATGTGGCCTCTTACACCTCGGCCGATGGTGGGAAGACTTGGTCATCATTAAAAGGGGCGCCGGGTGGCGATGATTATCATAGAATTTGGATTAACCCTATTAACCCAGATATCATGCTTTTCGTGGCCGATCAGGGTGCAGTTGTGACTGTAAACGCCGGGCGCACTTGGAGTTCATGGTATAACCAACCGACTACCCAACTTTACCATGTTTCGACTGACAATGCTTTTCCATATTGGGTTTACGGAGGCCAACAAGAAAGTGGAGCCATCGGTATAGCCAGTAGGGGAAACGGTGGCCAAATTAGCTTCCGAGAGTTCATGGGTGTCGGTGCAGATGAGTATGCCTACGTGGCGCCAGACCCTAAAGACCCTAATATTATTTATGGAGGTCGTTTGATGCGTTTTAACAAAAAAACAGGTCAATCAACCAATGTGGCGCCAGAAGCCCTACGCTCTGGAAAATACCGTTTTGTGAGAACTATGCCGTTAATGTTTCATCCGGCTGATGACAATATGCTGCTCTTCGGTACAAATGTTCTCTGGAAAACGATGAATGGAGGCCATAGTTGGGAGATCATCAGTCCCGATTTGACATATGAACAGCCAGAGGTGCCATCCAGCGTAGGTCGGTTCAAAACCAAGGCGATGGAAACAATGGCAAGGAGGGGTGTGATCTATGCAATTGGCCCATCTCCACTCGATGTAAAGACGATTTGGGCCGGTACTGACGATGGACGAGTCCATTTGACAACAAATGGGGGGGCAGATTGGCAAGATGTTACCCCTACGGCGATGAGCGCTTGGGATAAGGTGTCTCAAATTGACGCAAGTCACTTCGATGAAAAAGTAGCTTATATCGCCATTAACGCTATCCGTAAGGATGATATGACACCTTATATTTTCAGAACAAGGGATAGTGGTAAATCTTGGGATTTAATCACCAAAGGCTTAAATCCAAACGGTCCAGTAAATGTTGTTCGAGAAGACCCTAAACAAAAGGGATTGCTCTATGCAGGGACAGAAAGAGAAGTCTATTTTTCAATAGATGACGGCGAAAATTGGCAATCGTTACGAAATAATATGCCTGCTAGTTCTATCCGAGATTTGGTGATACATGAAGATGATCTAGTTGTCGGAACGCACGGACGATCGGCTTGGATATTAGATAATATTGCTCCACTTCGAGAACTCGCTAAATCGAAACAAGGAGAAAGTTTTCTTTATTCACCTGCTAAAACTTACCGCGTCAGATGGAATATGTTTAGCGATACACCGCTTCCGCCAGAAGAACCGACAGGTCAAAATCCTCCGGATGGTGCCATCTTGGATTATCAATTAAATGAAAACGTGAAGCACGTTAAATTGGAAATCTTGGACAGTAATGACCAATTGATTAGAGCATATAGTAGCGATGATAAACCAGAATTAAGAGACACAACCAGTTACCCGCATCCAACATACTGGATTCGGCCAGAACAACGATTAGGTACTAGTAAAGGTCACCATCGGTTTGTTTGGGATTTAAGGCATGAACCTCCAAGAGGAGCGAGGCGCCAATTTTCCATTGCTGCGGTCTACAAGAATACGCCTAGCGGTCCACATGGACCTTTTGTGAAGCCAGGAACATACAGAGTTCGGCTGACAGTCAATGGCAAAACTTCGGAAAGGCCAATTCAGGTAATGATGGACCCTCGCGTTACCATTTCAGAAGATGCTTTGGAAATGCAGACTAGTCTTAGTTTAGACTGTTATAATGCATATCACGAGTTACAAGAAATTGTGGAGGCGATTGATAACATAAACAAACCAACACAGGAGCAATTGGCTTTGAGGGGCAATGGAAAAGTAGGCGATCCAGATACGATGTATGGAAGTATTCGTTCCGTGGATTCCGATCGAGAAACTCTGGTTGGCCTACAACAGAAATTCATTTTTATGATGAATTTAATACAAGCCGCTGATGTACAGCCAACCAATCAGACTGTGAGCGCAGTCGATGCTTTGTCTGCCACTAAAACGGCCATGATTGAGCGTTGGAAAAAGATGAATTAA